In the Alteromonas sp. M12 genome, one interval contains:
- a CDS encoding DUF6228 family protein yields MEFSIDSSVSANSLRFTHPEHDYFIVHSSGVAYASVRVCTYTDEKGLLNFLNELAAFNKPWKSARKWESIESQFSLSAICSSVGEVCFSFQLKGMLGHPEEWQLRSSILVDFGQLPHLATQADRFFNHVPTQ; encoded by the coding sequence ATGGAATTTTCGATAGATTCATCAGTTTCAGCTAACTCGCTCAGGTTCACTCATCCTGAGCATGATTATTTTATCGTCCATTCATCTGGAGTTGCTTATGCATCCGTTCGCGTTTGCACATATACAGATGAAAAGGGGCTGCTAAATTTTTTAAATGAGTTGGCTGCATTTAACAAACCATGGAAATCAGCTCGTAAATGGGAGTCCATAGAAAGTCAGTTTAGTCTCTCTGCAATTTGCTCATCTGTTGGAGAGGTTTGTTTTTCTTTCCAGCTAAAAGGTATGCTTGGACATCCAGAAGAGTGGCAATTAAGGTCAAGTATCTTAGTTGATTTCGGACAATTGCCACATTTAGCGACCCAAGCTGATCGTTTTTTCAATCATGTTCCGACTCAATAA
- a CDS encoding DUF6694 family lipoprotein has product MKHIFCAVLIIIVSGCASIKRDYVFDGSTIESTKQGILYVSKRLKRAEEVEFLMALMAIQFSDVKSFYDIEGDPTMTNEINYFIIGKKIDGLNYNEVLELAKSSPTKVSLFSK; this is encoded by the coding sequence ATGAAACATATTTTTTGTGCTGTACTCATTATTATTGTTAGCGGCTGCGCAAGCATAAAAAGAGATTATGTATTTGATGGCTCAACAATTGAATCAACGAAGCAGGGAATTTTGTACGTAAGCAAACGTCTAAAACGTGCAGAGGAAGTTGAGTTTCTAATGGCTTTGATGGCGATACAGTTTTCAGATGTCAAAAGTTTTTATGACATAGAGGGAGACCCTACAATGACTAACGAAATCAACTATTTCATTATTGGTAAAAAAATTGACGGATTAAATTACAACGAAGTATTAGAGTTGGCAAAATCCTCACCAACAAAAGTTAGTTTGTTTTCAAAATAA
- a CDS encoding alpha/beta hydrolase, whose product MKITKILALSLCLISSVSSGYVSAQSSKSSVKITHQYEAFNAVVSGAGKPIILIPGVSSSAAVWTDTIKHFSDRYQLHALTLAGFAGVKAAAPETVGANYLEFQKNAILDYIRTNKLEDVVIVGHSLGGTLALWLATEKHPQISAIVNVDGLPALGALFANQQAPSGETPRSFDPKIMVKSMANNEAWHSQMLNEMMTSDPMTSGRAFGELMQLDLRDKLNEIERPVLTIGAPAQAAPYVSYAATKNNYVTQLANIPEEFKHMAYAPTAKHFVMADEPEWMLSQIELFLKSNL is encoded by the coding sequence ATGAAAATAACGAAAATTTTGGCTTTATCACTATGTTTAATTAGCTCAGTTAGTTCAGGCTATGTCAGCGCACAAAGCAGCAAATCGTCAGTTAAAATTACTCATCAATATGAAGCATTTAATGCAGTGGTATCCGGAGCGGGTAAGCCTATCATTTTGATTCCTGGGGTCTCTTCTTCCGCTGCTGTATGGACAGATACTATTAAGCACTTTTCTGATCGTTATCAACTTCATGCCCTTACTTTAGCTGGATTTGCTGGGGTAAAAGCCGCCGCACCAGAAACCGTTGGCGCTAACTATCTTGAATTTCAAAAGAATGCGATTTTAGACTATATCCGCACAAATAAATTAGAAGACGTTGTGATTGTCGGTCACTCTCTTGGCGGAACTTTAGCTTTGTGGTTGGCAACAGAAAAACATCCTCAAATATCAGCAATTGTGAATGTTGATGGACTACCAGCACTTGGGGCTTTATTTGCTAATCAGCAAGCACCAAGTGGCGAAACACCACGTTCATTTGATCCTAAAATCATGGTCAAATCGATGGCGAATAATGAAGCTTGGCACTCACAAATGCTAAATGAGATGATGACTTCAGACCCAATGACATCGGGACGGGCATTCGGTGAATTGATGCAATTAGATCTCAGAGATAAGCTCAATGAAATAGAACGCCCCGTGCTTACAATTGGCGCACCGGCACAAGCAGCGCCTTATGTAAGTTATGCTGCTACAAAAAACAATTACGTCACGCAACTGGCTAATATTCCGGAAGAATTTAAGCACATGGCCTATGCCCCAACCGCTAAGCACTTCGTGATGGCTGACGAACCTGAGTGGATGCTCAGTCAAATTGAGTTGTTTCTTAAATCGAATTTATGA
- a CDS encoding DMT family transporter → MESTIYTEINRQNLIGSLWMVAAMGAFAIEDAFVKVATKTLPIGEVLILFGLGGMLIYMGMLYVKREPLFIPDVLSRSMLIRVGFEITGRIFYVLAIVLIPLSTATVILQATPLVVVAGAAMIFGEKVGWHRWLAIIMGLLGVIIIVQPGTDGFSELSLLAIIGMIGFAGRDLASRAAPVTIGTSLLGFYGFLSVAVSGLLYSVWADAPFVVPQSEASLALVGCIVVGALAYSCLMKAMKTGEVSAVTPFRYVRLLFGIAMGILLFGEVLTPAILLGSILIVMSGLFIIWRGKRRTLAIHESN, encoded by the coding sequence TTGGAGAGCACTATATATACCGAAATAAATCGGCAAAACCTGATCGGTAGTCTTTGGATGGTTGCGGCTATGGGCGCATTCGCTATTGAGGACGCATTTGTTAAAGTGGCGACCAAAACGCTTCCAATTGGCGAGGTGCTTATCCTGTTCGGTCTGGGTGGCATGTTGATTTATATGGGGATGCTATACGTTAAACGTGAGCCTCTTTTTATCCCAGACGTTTTATCGCGCTCAATGTTAATACGCGTAGGCTTCGAGATAACCGGACGTATTTTTTACGTACTTGCCATCGTTTTAATTCCACTATCTACGGCTACGGTAATCTTACAAGCAACACCTCTTGTTGTGGTTGCCGGTGCTGCAATGATCTTTGGTGAAAAAGTGGGGTGGCACCGTTGGTTAGCCATTATTATGGGGCTTCTAGGGGTGATAATAATCGTTCAACCCGGTACTGATGGATTCTCTGAGTTATCTTTGCTTGCGATAATCGGAATGATCGGTTTTGCTGGTCGTGATCTCGCTAGTAGGGCTGCCCCTGTGACTATTGGAACATCACTGCTTGGTTTCTATGGATTCTTGTCGGTAGCCGTGTCTGGGTTGCTATACTCCGTTTGGGCCGATGCACCTTTTGTTGTTCCTCAAAGCGAAGCATCACTGGCTCTTGTGGGCTGCATCGTGGTCGGTGCGCTAGCTTATTCTTGTTTGATGAAAGCCATGAAAACGGGGGAAGTATCCGCTGTGACTCCCTTTAGGTACGTCCGACTTCTGTTTGGTATAGCCATGGGCATTTTGCTGTTCGGTGAAGTACTGACACCTGCGATACTTCTCGGCTCGATTTTAATTGTTATGTCCGGTCTTTTTATTATCTGGCGAGGTAAGCGTCGCACACTCGCTATCCACGAAAGCAATTAA
- a CDS encoding aminotransferase class V-fold PLP-dependent enzyme, which yields MQRREFLNSLGFGIGASMLAPGAVLAHSSSTDMGVSTVRTGDWRALRKLFPLTHDYIQLSTFLLASHPKPVADAIEKHRRSFDENPSDYWHENFLTIDSEISNSAAQYMGGKGENIALTDSTTMGLAMVYSGLKLQAGEEILQTVHDHYSTDMSLVHRANRSGIKIQRIALYDNPAKVNVKEVVARLKEAINVNTRVFAATWVHSSTGVKLPIREMADEIARINKTRKSAQQILFCVDGVHGFGIENQDVSELGCDFFIAGTHKWIFGPRGTGVIWGNDKAWDQAEAVIPSFSASYDVWMGLVKPGNVPVGEHMSPGGFHSFEHRWALPEAFKLHLQLGKENVQNRIHQLNQQTKVGLAKMPHVTLYTPESSALSSGLVCFDVDGIDPETVVKRMHKKGIIMSSTPYRKSYARFAPSLLNNEQEIETALAEISAMG from the coding sequence ATGCAACGACGGGAATTTTTGAATAGTTTAGGTTTTGGGATTGGAGCGAGTATGTTGGCCCCTGGAGCTGTGCTAGCACATTCTTCAAGCACTGATATGGGTGTTTCAACAGTTCGAACCGGTGATTGGCGTGCATTGCGAAAATTGTTTCCACTGACTCACGACTACATACAGTTATCGACTTTTTTGTTGGCTTCGCACCCAAAGCCTGTAGCTGATGCTATCGAAAAACATCGACGATCTTTTGATGAAAACCCTTCTGATTACTGGCACGAAAACTTCCTAACTATCGATAGTGAAATTTCAAATAGTGCGGCTCAATATATGGGCGGTAAAGGGGAGAATATCGCCCTAACCGACAGTACCACTATGGGGCTTGCCATGGTTTACAGTGGATTAAAGTTACAAGCCGGTGAAGAAATTTTGCAAACAGTTCATGATCATTATTCAACGGATATGTCATTGGTTCATAGGGCGAATCGAAGCGGTATTAAAATCCAGCGTATTGCTCTTTATGATAATCCAGCAAAAGTGAATGTTAAGGAAGTTGTTGCCCGCTTAAAAGAAGCAATAAATGTTAACACCCGAGTTTTTGCCGCCACATGGGTTCATTCGTCGACCGGCGTTAAACTCCCTATACGAGAAATGGCCGATGAGATTGCTCGAATTAATAAAACGCGTAAGTCAGCTCAACAAATCTTATTTTGTGTGGACGGAGTTCATGGATTTGGGATTGAAAATCAAGATGTGAGCGAACTTGGCTGTGATTTTTTCATTGCTGGTACGCATAAATGGATTTTTGGTCCTAGAGGAACTGGTGTTATTTGGGGAAACGATAAAGCTTGGGATCAGGCTGAAGCGGTTATTCCTAGCTTTAGTGCATCGTACGATGTTTGGATGGGATTGGTGAAACCAGGAAATGTGCCAGTGGGCGAACACATGTCACCGGGTGGTTTCCACTCGTTTGAGCACCGCTGGGCGTTACCCGAGGCCTTTAAATTGCATTTGCAATTAGGCAAAGAAAATGTACAAAACCGCATCCATCAATTAAACCAGCAAACCAAAGTCGGACTAGCAAAAATGCCTCATGTTACCTTGTATACACCTGAGAGTAGCGCGCTTTCATCGGGTTTAGTCTGCTTTGACGTAGATGGAATAGATCCTGAAACAGTAGTAAAAAGAATGCATAAAAAAGGCATAATCATGAGTAGTACTCCTTATCGGAAAAGCTACGCCCGATTTGCACCTTCATTACTTAATAATGAACAAGAAATTGAAACAGCCTTGGCTGAAATTAGTGCTATGGGATGA